A genome region from Schistocerca americana isolate TAMUIC-IGC-003095 chromosome 1, iqSchAmer2.1, whole genome shotgun sequence includes the following:
- the LOC124595486 gene encoding dynein axonemal light chain 4-like, with amino-acid sequence MAEGEVKKEAETKKVEHTYALVKTCDMTEEIKNEAVDLIVTACEKHAPNNFLAARMIKESMDKKFQPSWNAVVGEAYGFEIDYLCSTLLFMLYGGNLGIVTWKCS; translated from the exons ATGGCAGAGGGAGAGGTGAAAAAGGAAGCTGAAACAAAGAAAGTTGAACATACGTATGCGCTTGTGAAA ACCTGCGACatgacagaagaaataaaaaatgaagcaGTTGATCTGATTGTCACTGCCTGTGAGAAACATGCACCAAACAATTTC CTCGCAGCCAGAATGATTAAGGAATCAATGGATAAGAAATTTCAACCGTCCTGGAACGCTGTTGTGGGTGAAGCATATGGATTTGAAATAGATTATTTGTGTTCAACTCTTCTATTCATGTTATATGGGGGTAATCTGGGGATAGTCACTTGGAAGTGTTCGTAA